The following nucleotide sequence is from Pelodiscus sinensis isolate JC-2024 chromosome 8, ASM4963464v1, whole genome shotgun sequence.
AAGGGCAAACTATAGCACGCTGTTCTTTTGTAGCAGTGATATCGTGTCTTCCGAGCGAAATCCTGGGGTGTGACACCCTCTAACGGGTGTTCTCAAACTCTGTGGGGACTGTTGTTGGAGTGAGCATCAGAAACATCAGCCAACAGCTGGGAGGGTAAGACAGTAAGGAGTGATGTCACTGaaaacatctaggctacgtctacactggcatgattttccggaaatgcttttaacggaaaagttttccgttaaaagcattttcggaaaagtgcatctagactggcaggatgcttttccggaaaagcactttttgcggaaaagcgtccgtggccaatctagacgcgcttttctgcaaaaaagccctgatggccattttcgcggtcggggcttttttgcggaaaacaaatctctgctgtttacactggtccttttgcgcaaacgtttttcggaaaaagacttttgcccgaacgggagcagcacagtatttccgcaaaagcactgacaatcttacatgagatcgtcagtgcttttgcgaaatTCAGGCaaccagtgtaggcagctggacagtttttccataaaagcagatgattttgtggaaaaacttgccagtctagacacagccttagtgtgtgAGATCCAGATGGAACTTCTGTCTTGACAGAACTATCACAggtgtgttggggaggggggcgtgAAACCAACAGGCTGGAGAGAGCTTGTAGCCTGGCGTCACTCAGTCCTTTCCTCCATACATCCAGCTTGCAGAACAGAAGTGTAGCTGACAGAGTCCTCTCTGCAGTAGAGAACATGCTGCGCTCATCCCCCTTCGACTTCCAGGGTGCCAGAGTCATCAGTGGTCAGGAAGAAGGCGCCTATGGCTGGATCACCATTAATTACCTGTTGGGCAACTTCAAGCAGGTAACCTATCCAATAGATGGGGGAGGTGCATTACTCCAGAAATGCCCGCGGGTGGGAACCTTGTAAACCATACTTGCCAAGGAGGCTTCTGCAAGCACTGGCTTCTTTTACCCCTCGTTTTATTGGGGATCAAAAAGTGACCACACACAATTCTTCAGCAACGCAGCTTTCAATATGTCAGTTCTCACATGCGAGTTGGTGTCATGATGGACTCCACAGCACTGGTAGTGCATTGAAACAAaactctagatcagtgtttctcaacctttttttataaagtacccctttttcaaaaaaatattataagtacccccagtacacaatttttttttctactgttgcaacacatttgtttcaacaacttaatggtagccgggcgggtgatgaaattttggggtataaaaagtacaaaaataataaaacactatgaaactaaaaccaaaaattcagttttctccaaatttcagttgtgttgatgtaccaaCTCAGACGTCCCTCGATACCcataagggtactcgtaccactggttgagaaacattgctctagaATTCCTCTGCTGTTTCAGCTAGACGAAGTATCCTCCTTAATTTCCTGTCCTAAATCATTGCTGTGTTCTTTTAAATAGTTActctgttccaccccagaggtgagaACATTTCAGTGGCTGGCAGAATGAGTCCTCTGTCTAGTTGGTTAAGTGCTTGGGAGTCTGTGGAATACATACCAGTAGAGCGATTTGTCATATTTTtttactctctctctcatagatTGTTCAGTTGCAGATTGTATGTTATTAACCCTCTCATGGACACCTGCTGTGCATCATATCCTGTCCCTTCTGAACCCTTGTTTTGCCCCTCTACCCCCATCCCTTCACCCTGTGCCCTGCTGCAGGTCCTCATGTTTTCCTtctgccttctccctcctcttccgTTCCCCACATTCCTGTTTCTCTCAGCCCTTGGCTGGTTGCCTTCTCTCATTGTCCCTGTTCTGCTTAAAGACTGGCTGGCTGGACTTTCTGCCTCACCTGCAATCCAGCAGTGGGACATCAGGGGCCCTGGACCTCGGTGGAGCCTCCACCCAGATCACCTTTGTACCAGACCACGAGCCTATTGAATCTCAAGAGAACTCACTGCACTTCCGTCTCTATGGAAAGAGCTACAACGTGTACACGCACAGCTTCCTGTGCTACGGGAAGGACCAGGCTCTGCGCCTGAAGCTGGCTGGTGACCTGCAGGCAAGTGGAATCACTCCAGAGCTGATATCTGGGGGGGTGAGAGGTTTGGGACCCACCCACATGTGTTTGTTACGTTTTGCACATGCCACTGGGGcacagcccagcctggcaagaAGCTGAGCCTCACAGCCGTGAATTTCAGTGGGGGAGATTCATTCTCCCTGACTTGCAGCCAGGAATAAAGTTCCAGTTTGGGGTGCCTCAGTTCTTGGGTACCCAAGGTGGAAATAGCGGGTCTGGTTTTGGGGGTGCTGAGCACTCACACCTCTGACCGAAGGCAACAGGCGCtggaggtgctcagcacctttgcAAATCAGGCCCAACTTATCTCAGATACCACTTGTGGGTGAAAACCACTTTTCTGCATGTGCTCTGGAAGAGACAGTGGCGTCCGACCCAGAAAACAGGAAGAGTTTGTGCTTGGTAGGAAAAGGCTGGCATATCTGTCTGTCCTCAGATCCAGAGTAGCTTCCGCAGGTCAGCACATCCTCTTGCTTTTTCCATGCCCCCATCTCTGGAACTGAATGCCCATGGCTGGGTTGTTTTCCCTGCAGAGCACACAGAATGGCAGCCTTCTGGATCCGTGCTTTCACCCAGGGTATTTCAGGGTTATGAATACAAGTGACCTCTACACAAGCCCCTGTACAGCTAATGGTGAGCAGCAGCTTCCATTCAGACGGCTTCACCTCCAGGGGAATGGGGATTACCAAGTGTGCCGAAAGGCCATCCAGAAGATCTTCAACACTAGCCATTGCCCTTACTCCAGCTGCTCCTTCAATGGGATTTTCCTGCCTCCGTTGCAAGGGAAGTTTGGGGTGAGTCCAAATGCCTATTGGCATGCTCTAACCCAGTGCAGACACAAAGGGTCTGGTTTGGGTGTGTTCCCTGGGAGCTGGAGGGAAGACTGGGAGGCAGTTCTGGGTGGGCGGGGAGCTGTTTGTTACTGTAATTACAAAAACACTGTTGCACTTCTAGTGTGAACAGAGCCAGTAAAAGCCACCACAGGACTCACCTGGCCTAGTTATAACAAATCTGGTTTGTTGTGTTCTCTCAGTACATTTTTGTACATCCCAACCATAAGGCAAACAGCCATATGCCACACAAACGTGTGTGTCCCCACCATGCACACGGCCTGCGTTTTGTGTTAGTGCATTCTGGGGAGGGAAAGTGCCCAGAGGTTGCATGTCCTTAGTGGCACTAGTACTTGTGGAATAGTGAGCTCTGAGATGATCCACACAGCAAAATAATGCCCCAAGACCTGGCGACAGGAGATGAGCCTGGGCCATTGCCAGGGCCCATTCACTCTTAGCTGCCATGGTCACTTGCCAGTCTGAGCTGACTTGTGCATGGGCCAAAGACCCCTTCTTTCCTACTGGCCCCAGCTCCTTACCCTGTTCCTGGTCTCCGGAACATCCAGTCCATCCCACTGTCCTGGCTCTCCGGAGTCCCTGTCTCTTTGCCTAGCCagtcccaggccctgcctctcagcttctcctccgattgatctcccccccccccccccccccccccccacagtctgccAGTCTGGGTGACTTGCCCAGCCAGTCCTGGCCTCCACACCCTCCCACACAATTCTCACCACCAGTTCCCTGCCCAAACAGTCACTCTGTCTCCGCCCCTCCCTTCATTCCCAGGCCCAGTTTCTCCCCAGCTCACGTTCCCAGttcctctctttcccctctctaaTCCCAGCTCCCCAGGATCCTTGTCATAAACTGTGCTTTTCCCTCCATAGGTCTGGCAGGGGGATACAATTACTTCCAAGGAAACAGTTACTAGACTTCTTGAACATTCGAGTGACACTTTATTTTTCCTAAAACTCCTTCTGAGAAACAGTTGAAACATTTTGGCTAAAATCTAAAAAAACAAGCACGCCCTTCCACCAACATAGGAGCTTGGGCGGACACCCAGCATGGGAACTTTTAGGTTTGCTGAAGTTATAGACAATTGGAAAGAGGCTCATATAAGGGAAAGTAATGCAAATATGACAATAGACAGTGCTAGCAACCTCTCCTATAATAGGAGACAGTAACATTTGAATCGCTTTCCTTTGCTTTACCCCCATGAAAGTGTCACTACTTCGTGCCTATAATTCTGACCCAGTTAGCTGCAAAAGCCACTCCTCAGGCATCCAGATGTGCTGTCATGGGCATTTTTATGGAGCCCTAGGCAAGCTGAAATGCTTGGATTTCCGTTTCTACAACACTTTGGATTCACATTGGTAATCATGCTCTGGTGTTTCATTGCGTGGATTTGGGCTCTGCTTTCCACATTAAAACTAAGCAGGTTAAAATTCTCTCCCCTTCCAGGCATTTTCTGCTTTCTACTTTGTGATGAACTTTTTAAACCTGACAACAGAGAAGAGCCCAGTCCCTCTGAACAGAGTGACAAGCACCGTGCAAAGATTCTGCTCCAGGCCTTGGAATGAGGTAAGAGAGCGAGTGGCCACAGCATCCAGAGGCTGTTGCTCTGCACTACCCCCCCCGAGTCAGGGGGAAGCCCTGGTCATAGTGGCTGTGTGTGGGAGCCAGGCAGCAGGTGTACTACCCCCTCACACATGCAGTTTTGAGGGAACCTCTAGTTTTGCCATTGTGTAGAATCTTCCCTGGGCCGATTTACAGGACACGTCCCTTCTCCTGCACTGTGGTCCTGCATGCCCTTTGCTGCCTGTGACCACTCCACTGGTGAGAGGATGTGAAGAGGGCTCACATACACAGAAAGCCTTCTCCCCTCTCACTGAATGGATGGGGGAAACTTCTGGAGTACGTGGGGCTGACAATGGAGTGGACAGATGCTGCTAGCACCTGACGAGTGGTCTGT
It contains:
- the ENTPD1 gene encoding ectonucleoside triphosphate diphosphohydrolase 1 isoform X4, whose product is MDEPKGSGISGYSKDPDEAGLSLQNCIKRAQEMVPEQQHRDTPVYLGATAGMRLLSLQNRSVADRVLSAVENMLRSSPFDFQGARVISGQEEGAYGWITINYLLGNFKQTGWLDFLPHLQSSSGTSGALDLGGASTQITFVPDHEPIESQENSLHFRLYGKSYNVYTHSFLCYGKDQALRLKLAGDLQSTQNGSLLDPCFHPGYFRVMNTSDLYTSPCTANGEQQLPFRRLHLQGNGDYQVCRKAIQKIFNTSHCPYSSCSFNGIFLPPLQGKFGAFSAFYFVMNFLNLTTEKSPVPLNRVTSTVQRFCSRPWNEVKAEFPNIKEKYLSEYCFSGAYILSLLENGYGFTAEKWQNIQFLGKIGSSDAGWTLGYMLNLTNMIPAEKPPTRPLSHASYVGLMVFCSLVLVAVLLLGCFIFHKPKCLQKGLI
- the ENTPD1 gene encoding ectonucleoside triphosphate diphosphohydrolase 1 isoform X5, with the translated sequence MVPEQQHRDTPVYLGATAGMRLLSLQNRSVADRVLSAVENMLRSSPFDFQGARVISGQEEGAYGWITINYLLGNFKQTGWLDFLPHLQSSSGTSGALDLGGASTQITFVPDHEPIESQENSLHFRLYGKSYNVYTHSFLCYGKDQALRLKLAGDLQSTQNGSLLDPCFHPGYFRVMNTSDLYTSPCTANGEQQLPFRRLHLQGNGDYQVCRKAIQKIFNTSHCPYSSCSFNGIFLPPLQGKFGAFSAFYFVMNFLNLTTEKSPVPLNRVTSTVQRFCSRPWNEVKAEFPNIKEKYLSEYCFSGAYILSLLENGYGFTAEKWQNIQFLGKIGSSDAGWTLGYMLNLTNMIPAEKPPTRPLSHASYVGLMVFCSLVLVAVLLLGCFIFHKPKCLQKGLI
- the ENTPD1 gene encoding ectonucleoside triphosphate diphosphohydrolase 1 isoform X2, with the protein product MDEPKVTGTKPRTCCPRKSLLILGFLFASAAIALVAMAVTQNKPLPKNIKYGIVLDAGSSHTNLYVYEWPAEKENDTGVVHQVEVCTVQGSGISGYSKDPDEAGLSLQNCIKRAQEMVPEQQHRDTPVYLGATAGMRLLSLQNRSVADRVLSAVENMLRSSPFDFQGARVISGQEEGAYGWITINYLLGNFKQTGWLDFLPHLQSSSGTSGALDLGGASTQITFVPDHEPIESQENSLHFRLYGKSYNVYTHSFLCYGKDQALRLKLAGDLQSTQNGSLLDPCFHPGYFRVMNTSDLYTSPCTANGEQQLPFRRLHLQGNGDYQVCRKAIQKIFNTSHCPYSSCSFNGIFLPPLQGKFGAFSAFYFVMNFLNLTTEKSPVPLNRVTSTVQRFCSRPWNEVKAEFPNIKEKYLSEYCFSGAYILSLLENGYGFTAEKWQNIQFLGKIGSSDAGWTLGYMLNLTNMIPAEKPPTRPLSHASYVGLMVFCSLVLVAVLLLGCFIFHKPKCLQKGLI
- the ENTPD1 gene encoding ectonucleoside triphosphate diphosphohydrolase 1 isoform X3: MAVTQNKPLPKNIKYGIVLDAGSSHTNLYVYEWPAEKENDTGVVHQVEVCTVQGSGISGYSKDPDEAGLSLQNCIKRAQEMVPEQQHRDTPVYLGATAGMRLLSLQNRSVADRVLSAVENMLRSSPFDFQGARVISGQEEGAYGWITINYLLGNFKQTGWLDFLPHLQSSSGTSGALDLGGASTQITFVPDHEPIESQENSLHFRLYGKSYNVYTHSFLCYGKDQALRLKLAGDLQSTQNGSLLDPCFHPGYFRVMNTSDLYTSPCTANGEQQLPFRRLHLQGNGDYQVCRKAIQKIFNTSHCPYSSCSFNGIFLPPLQGKFGAFSAFYFVMNFLNLTTEKSPVPLNRVTSTVQRFCSRPWNEVKAEFPNIKEKYLSEYCFSGAYILSLLENGYGFTAEKWQNIQFLGKIGSSDAGWTLGYMLNLTNMIPAEKPPTRPLSHASYVGLMVFCSLVLVAVLLLGCFIFHKPKCLQKGLI